In the genome of Mixta calida, the window CACCCGTCAGGCGTCATGACGCTGGCGGCTGCCCATCCGGTTTACTGTTGCCCGCTGCGCGAACGTGAGCCGCTGCTGCGCCTGGCGAAATCGGCGCTAATTACGGCTTATCCTTTACCGGACGGCAAAATGTTGATGGTGGTAAACATCCATGCGGTTAACTTTAGCCTTGGCATCGATGTTTACAGCAAACAGCTGGGGCCGATTGGCGAGCAGCTGGCGCATCATGACGGCCCGGTGATTATGGCCGGGGACTTCAATGCATGGAGCCGTCAGCGTATGAACGCGCTCTATCGTTTTGCGCGCGAGATGGGTTTACGCGAGGTGCGCTTTACCGATGATCATCGGCGTAAGGCGTTTGGCAGACCGCTCGATTTCGTTTTCTACCGTGGATTACAGGTAGCCGAAGCCAGCGTGCTGGTAACGCGCGCCTCCGATCATAATCCGCTGCTGGTCGAATTCGCCGCTACCGATTCTGTTCAGGCATAAAAAAAGCCGATCCTGCGATCGGCTTTTTCTCTTCAGCAAGTTTAGCTGTCTGGCGTCGCGCTGTTATTCACGAACAGGGTGATCTTATCACCTGGCTGAATCGAACTACTGTCGCTCAGCACGCTGTTCCAGCGCTTGACGTCTTTGATGTCCACACCATGTCGACGCGCAATACTGGCAAGAGAATCACCCTTACGAACCTTATAGGTGATGCTGTTGCCGTTATCGGCCAGTTCACTACCTGCGACGCTGTTACCAAAGGTCAGCGTCTGTCCCGGCTTAATCGTGTTACCGCGCAAATTATTCGCGCGTTGCAACGCTTTTACCGAAACGCCCATCCGGCTGGCTATGCCTGACAGGGTGTCGCCGTTACGCACCGTATAGCTTTTGGTGCTGGCGCTGTTTGCCGCAAGACGCGTCGGCTGTACAGCGGCGATATCACCAGAGGCCAGAGAACTACGCAGCTGAGCGACATTCGCCTTCGGCACCATAATATAGTGCGGTCCGTTAGGCGCCGTGGCGCCGCGTTTGTAGCCCGTATTGTAGTTCTTCAGCTTCGCGACCGGCAAGCCGGCCATTTCCGCCGCCTGCGTCAGTTCTATCTGCTGACCCACTTCAACGCGCGCCAACGCTCGACTTTCGTTCGGGGCTGGTAACCGTACGCCATAACGCTTGTTGTTTTTCAGGATATCCTGCAACGCCAGCATTTTAGGAACGTACAGCGTGGTTTCACGCGGTAAGGACAGATGCCAGAAATCGGTTGGTTTGCCGCGCGCTTTATTCTGTTTAATCGCTTTCAGCACTCGCCCTTCGCCGCTGTTATACGCTGCGATGGTCAGCAACCAGTCTCCGTCGAACATCTTGTTCAGACGTTCCATCATATCCAGAACCGCTCGGGTCGAAGCGACGATATCGCGTCGGCCGTCATACCACTGATTCTGTTTTAAACCGTAGTTACGCCCCGTGCTCGGCACTATCTGCCAGATGCCTGCGGCATTCGCGGCGGATGTGGCGTGGGGGTTAAAAGCGCTCTCCACTATGGGTAGTAGTACCAGTTCCATCGGCATCTTACGTTGCTTAATCTGCTCGACTATCCAGTACATATACGGCTCTGCCCGTAAAGTTACATCGTGGAGATAGCTCTTGTTTCTTAAGTACTTTTGTTTCTGCTCTCGGATCCGGGGTTTTCCGGAACCTCCATTTTCAGCCCGTCTCGAATGTAATTCCACAAATCCTGGTCCTGAGTCAGGGCCGTTCCATCATCCTGCCAACGCGGGGATAACAGGCGATCTGTAAATTTATCATTCTCACTTTGACCAGCTGAAGACAGACTCTGTGCATGCTGTTCAGGGACAGCGGCATCGTGTCGCGATGCCTGACATCCCATCATCAGCAAGACCGAGGCGAGAAGGATAATCGCTCTAGTCTTCATGTATGTGTCAATGGTTTGCTTAAAAGACGAGCAATCATACGTGCTGCAGCACCACAACACAACCAGAAAAATCAAAAATTGTCTTTCTTCTGCCGTAGCAGGGCAAAAACGTCCCATGCGTGCTGCGGGGGCATATTCAAGCGCAACGCCCTTTGTAAATCAGCATCTTGCGTACGCAGAAATAAATTAATATACCGTTCGTGCCCCAGTTTTGTTGGCAGACTACTGCAATTTTCAGCACGTAACTTCTTAATTTCCTGATAATAGCGCTGAATTTCCCGATCTTCCGGCAGCGTAGCGTTAGCAAATTTTAAGTTGGATAAGGTATATTCGTGTGCGCAGCAAACCAGCGTTTCATCAGGTAATTCAGCAAGTTTTTGAAAAGATTCGTACATCTGTTCAGCGGTGCCTTCAAACAGACGTCCGCATCCGCCTGAAAACATCGTATCGCCGCAAAAAAGATAAGGCGCGCTGTAATATGAGATATGTCCCAAAGTGTGGCCGGGCGTAAAAATTACCCTAAATTCGCAGTCCAAAACAGGCACGATATCGCCTTCGCTGACAATATGCGTGGCGCCCTTATCTTGTGTCTCTTGCGGTCCGTAGACCACAAGATCAGGCCACCTGTGCACCAGTTCTTTTACGCCGCCAACGTGATCGTGATGGTGATGCGTCAGCAAAATGGCGACCGGGGTCCACTGCTGTTTTTCAATCGCTGCGAGCACCGGCGCCGCTTCGCCTGGATCGACGATCAGGCAGCGGCCCCGATCATCGTTTAATGTCCAGATGTAGTTATCCTGAAACGCTGGGATACTGTTAAGATTCATACACACCTCTCGCACGTCGTGAAGGAACACTGATGGTAAAACATGAAGCCCGCTAAAACACGCCAAATTCTGGCCGCACCGCACTCCTGGTCTGAGATGCCCTGGGGGGAATCGTTCCGCGACGCGTTGACCCAGCATCTGCAGCCTTGCCTCGGCAAGCTGTATGGCTTCCATCTGCTGAAAATCGGCAACCTGAGCGTTGAGATCGATACGCAGGCCTGCGCCATTTCGCATCAGGTCAACGTCGGCGAAGTGGGGCAGGCGGTGCAGGTGGTGGCCGATCCGATGCATCTGCCCTTTGAAGCGAAATCGGTGGATGCCTGCTTGCTGGCGCATACCCTGAGCTGGAGCCAGGACCCGCACCGCATTCTGCGTGAAGTGGATCGCGTGCTGATCGATGACGGCTGGATGATTATCACCGGTTTTAATCCGCTCAGCCTGCTGGGAATGGGGAAACTGCTGCCGGGCCTGCATCGCCGCCCGCCGTGGAATGGCCGCATGTTCAGCCAGATGCGTTTACTGGACTGGCTAAGTCTGCTCAATTACGAAGTGGTGTACCGCAGCCGTTTTCAGGTGGTGCCGTGGAACCGCCAGGGCGGGCGGATGATCAGCACCCACATACCGGCGCTGGGCTGCCTGAATATTATGGTGGCGCGTAAGCGCACCCTGCCGCTGACCATGACGCCAGCCAAAAAAATCAGCGGCAAAGTAAAACTGCGCGCAACGGTCAACGCCACGCGCCAGCTGCACAAGACGAAAGATCAGGACTCCGGCTGATAGCCGATATCTTCAAACGCCGGGCTTCCGGCGGCGGCGCGCGCCAGCTCATCGCAGCGTTCGTTTTCCGCATGCCCGGCGTGACCTTTTACCCATTCCCATTTGATCTGATGATGGCTGAGCGCCGCATCCAGCCGCTGCCACAGGTCGACGTTCTTAACCGGCTTCTTATCGGCGGTCTTCCAGCCGCGCTTTTTCCAGTTATGGATCCAGCTGGTGATCCCCTGGCGCAGGTACTGGCTGTCGGTGCTGAGCGTCACTTCACAGGGCTGCGTCAGCGCTTCCAGCGCCACGATGGCCGCCATCATCTCCATACGGTTATTGGTGGTGCGATAAAAACCGGCGCTAAAGGTTTTTTCATGCTCGCGATAGCGTAAAATAGCGCCATAGCCGCCAGGGCCGGGGTTACCGAGGCAGGAGCCATCGGTGAAAATTTCTACCTGTTTGCGCATCTCTGGTAGACTTCCTCCTGAAAAAACGCCAAGTCTGACATAAACGAGCCTTATGAGCACAGCAATTACACGCCAGATCGTTCTCGATACAGAAACCACCGGTATGAACATGGTGGGGGTGCATTACGAAGGCCATCGCATTATTGAAATCGGTGCGGTGGAGATCATCAATCGCCGTCTGACCGGCAATAATTTCCATATGTACCTGAAACCCGATCGGCTGGTGGACCCGGAAGCGTTCGGCGTTCACGGCATCGCCGACGAGTTTCTGCTGGATAAACCGACCTTCAGCGAGATTGCCGACGAGTTCCTGGAATATATTCGCGGCGCCGAGCTGGTGATCCACAACGCCTCGTTCGATATCGGCTTTATGGACTACGAGTTCAGCAAGCTGAATCGCGGCATCAGCAAAACGGAAACCTTCTGTCAGATCACCGACAGTCTGTTAATGGCGCGTAAGCTGTTCCCCGGCAAGCGCAACAGCCTGGATGCGCTCTGCTCGCGTTACGAAATCGACAACAGCAAGCGAACGCTGCACGGCGCGCTGCTCGATGCCGAGATTCTGGCGGAAGTCTTTCTGACCATGACCGGCGGACAGACTTCGCTGGCGTTCTCTATGGACGGTGAACAACAGCAGAACGAAAGCGGCGAAGGGATCCAGCGCGTCGCGCGCACCTCCGGGCTGCGCGTGGTGGCGGCCAGCGACGAAGAGGTGATGGCGCATGAACAGCGTCTCGACCTGGTGATGAAAAAGGGCGGCAGCTGCCTTTGGCGGGCATAAATACATCATTTCGCTGCAAAAAAACGCAGTAAGATGAAAAAACAGGCAAACGAACGCCCGCGTAAGAAAAAGCGTTGACGGCCAGCGCAACTCCCCTTAATATGCGCCTCGTTCCCGACGGGGAACACAGCGCGGTGCGGTAGTTCAGTCGGTTAGAATACCGGCCTGTCACGCCGGGGTCGCGGGTTCGAGTCCCGTCCGCACCGCCAACTATTCGGAAAGGCCGATTCAGTAATGAATCGGCCTTTTGCTTTTCTGCGTTTTACTCCTCCTGAACCGCCACCGGCGCGACATAGCGCATTGCCGCCGTCTCGCGTTCATCGCGTGCCAGCCAGCGATAGCAGCCTGCGCCGAGCGCCACGCCGATGAACCAGCTGAAGCTGGCGACCGCATGCAGCGATGGCATAAAGCTGATAATCAAGCCGATCGCTACCGACGGCAGCAGCGCGCCGATCGCCTTCGGATTAAAGCCGCCGCGATACCAGTAGCGACCCGACGGCGTCGCGTTGAACAGATCGTCCACCACCACCTTGCCGCGCTTAATCAGATAGAAATCCGCCAGCAGAATGCCGAACAGCGGCCCGATAAAGGCGCCCAGCACATCCAGCGTATAGTGGATCAACTCCGGCGACTGGAACAGGTTCCACGGCGTCAGCAGCACCGAGCCGACGGCGGCGATCATGCCGCCGGTGCGGAAGCTGATCTTCTGCGGCGAGCAGTTAGAAAAGTCGAAAGCGGGAGAGACGAAGTTCGCCACGATATTAATGCCGATAGTGGCGGTGATCATCGTCAGCAGGCCAATCGCCACCGCCAGATCGTTGCCCACCATGCTGACGGTTTCAATCGGATCGGTGATCATCTTGCCGAACAGCGAACGCGTCCCGGAAACAATCACCACCGTCACCAGGGAAAACAGCAGGAAGTTAAACGGCAGACCCCAGCGGTTACCGCGGCGAATCGCCTGCATGCTTTTACCGTAGCGCGAGAAATCACCAAAATTGAGCAGCGGGCCGGAAAAATAGGAGACCACCAGCGCGGTAGCGGTGATCATCTGCCAGCCCTGCTCGCTGACGCTCAGGCTCTTGCTGGCCAGGGTGAAAGCGATCCCGGAAAAGCCGGTTTTGTATACAATCCAGCCCGCCAGCGCCAGCATCACCACATAAACCGCCGGACCGGCGATGTCGATAAAGCGCTTAATCGCGTTCATGCCGTGCCAGAATACCGCCGCCTGCAACAGCCACATCACGCCAAAGCAGATCCAGCCGAGCAGCGACAGACCGAGCCAGGAAGCGTGCGTCAGCGTCGCCAGCGCGGGCCAGAATTTCAGCAGCACCAGCATCAGCGCGTTAGAGGCGAGCCAGGTCTGAATGCCATACCAGGCGAAGGCGATTAACCCGCGTATCACCGCCGGGATATTGGCGCCAAAAACGCCGAACGCCTGACGGCAGATCACCGCGTAGGGCACGCCCGTCAGCTGGCTCGGCTTCGCCACCAGGTTGGCGCAGAGCTGCACGATGCAAATGCCCGCCAGCAAACAGATCAATACCTGCCAGCTCGCCAGGCCCAGCGTAAAGAAGCTGGCCGCCACCACATAGCCGCCCATGCTGTGCACGTCCGACATCCAGAAAGAAAAAATGTTGTACCAGCTCCAGGTTTGTTGACGTACCGGCGCGAGATCGTCGTTGGTCAGGCGCGGACTGTAGTGCGCATCGTCCTGTGTGGCGGATGCTGAAGTAACGGTTGAATGTTCTGGCATGAAACCTGCTCCTCTGAAGATGGGTAACGGAGAACCTCGTGCTTCAGCACTTGCAGGATCCAGGCCAACCGGAAAAGGTGTTACACGGACGGGCCTCACCGCGATCCCTTTTTTGTATACAAAACCGCGCGACGGGAGAAAGCGATGAAGCGTGAAACCGGCCAGCGAACGGCCACAGAACTGAACGACAGTCATGAGCCTGTTTATCAGGCGTTGTTAACCGCCATTGTGGAACAGCGGCTGCCGCCCGGCAGCCGACTGCCGGAGGAGGCGCTCGCCATCGCCTTCGGCATCAGCCGCACTGGCATCCGCAAAGTGCTGCAACGCCTCGCGGCGGTGCAAATGATTGTATTGCTGCCCGGACGTGGTGCTAAGGTCGCCTCGCCCGATGCGGAAGAGGCGCGGGACATCTTCCACACCCGTGCGCTAATCGAATGCGGCAACCTGCCCAGCGTGATGGCGCACTGTCAGCCGCCGCATTTAGCGGGACTGGAGCGGCTGCTGGAGCAGGAGCGTCAGGCGCACCGGCGGCAGGATGGCGCGGCGGCGATCCGCCTTTCCGCCGCTTTCCATATTCAGCTACAGGCGATTTCCGGCAACCGGGTGCTGACGGAAATGGTCACTCACCTGACCCAGCGTTCGTCGCTGGTTATCGCCGTCTGGGGCGCGCCGTGGCGACAGGGCTGCCGCTGCGACGATCACGATCGGCTGGTGGATTATCTGCGCGCGGGCGCGCTGCCGCCGCTGACGGACGCCCTGCAACGCCATTTCGATCAGATCCTCGCTTCCCTGCGCTTTGAGCGCGACGGCGAAGCGCCGCCCGATTTCACTCGTCTGTTTGCCCATAAAGGAGCGCGTCATTTATGAGTTCCCTCTTAATTCAGGTCATCAACCCCAACACCACGCTGTCGATGACCGAAACCATCGGCTGTGCGGCGCGCGCGGCCGCCGCACCCGGTACGGAAATCCTCGCCGTTTCCCCTTCGCAGGGCGTGCCGTCGATAGAAGGCCACGCCGACGAGGCGATTGCGGCGATCGGCGTGCTGGAGCAGATCAAACGGGGAAGGGAGCAGGGCGTGCAGGGGCACGTTATCGCCTGCTTCGGCGATCCCGGCCTGCTGGCGGCGCGCGAGCTGGCCAGCGGCCCGGTAATCGGCATCGCTGAAGCGGCGATGCATCTGGCGACAATGGTGGCGACCCGTTTCTCCATCGTCACCACGCTGCCGCGCACGGTGATTATCGCCCGCCACCTGTTGCAGCAGTATGGCTTTACCCACCACTGCGCCGCCCTGCACGCTATCGATCTGCCGGTGCTGGCGCTGGAGGATGGCAGCGGACAGGCGCAGGAGCAGGTGCGCCTGCGCTGTTTGCAGGCTAAACGCGAAGACGGCTGCGGTGCGATCGTGCTGGGATGCGGCGGCATGGCGACGCTTGCCGCCGAGCTGACGCAGGAGCTGGGCATGCCGGTGATCGACGGCGTCGGCGCCGCGGTAAAAATGGTGGAATCGCTGGTCGCGCTGGGCTTAGGCACCAGTAAATATGGCGATTTGGCATATCCACGAGAAAAAAAGATATCGGGCGCTTTTCAGCACCTAAACTAACGGAAGCTATCTGCTCAAGAAAGGAGCCAGAGAATGAGTGCATCTCCAGAGAAGAAAGAGTACAGCTTTAATAAAAACTATCCGCGCGATCTGCGCGGGTATGCAGGCAAGCCGCCGCATGCCGCCTGGCCCGGCGAGGCGCGCATTGCGGTGCAGTTTGTTCTCAACTATGAAGAGGGCGCGGAAAACAACGTTTTACACGGCGACGCGGGATCGGAGCAGTTCCTTTCCGATATTATCGGCGCCGCCAGTTATCCCGATCGCCATATGTCGATGGATTCGCTGTATGAATATGGTTCGCGCGCCGGTTTCTGGCGCATTCACAATGAGTTTCAGAAGCGCGGTCTGCCGCTGACGGTGTTCGGCGTGGCGATGGCGCTGGCGCGTCATCCTGAGATCGTGCAGGCAATTAGTGAGGCTAAGTACGATGTGGTCAGCCACGGCTGGCGCTGGATTCATTATCAGTCGATGGATGCGAAAACCGAACGCCAGCATATTCAGCAGGCGGTGGATGTGCTGATGGATCTGTTCGGCAAAGCGCCGACCGGCTGGTACACCGGCCGCGACAGCCCGAATACCCGACGGCTGGTGGTGGAGCAGGGCGGCTTCAGCTACGACAGCGACTACTACGGC includes:
- a CDS encoding endonuclease/exonuclease/phosphatase family protein; translated protein: MRKKTYAMRYVAGQPAERIFQPNAMLHVGQALPPGAPITSSATLRVLVWNIFKQQRADWLSVLQNFGKDAQLVLLQEAQTTPELVRFATSNYLAADQVPAFVLPQHPSGVMTLAAAHPVYCCPLREREPLLRLAKSALITAYPLPDGKMLMVVNIHAVNFSLGIDVYSKQLGPIGEQLAHHDGPVIMAGDFNAWSRQRMNALYRFAREMGLREVRFTDDHRRKAFGRPLDFVFYRGLQVAEASVLVTRASDHNPLLVEFAATDSVQA
- the gloB gene encoding hydroxyacylglutathione hydrolase; amino-acid sequence: MNLNSIPAFQDNYIWTLNDDRGRCLIVDPGEAAPVLAAIEKQQWTPVAILLTHHHHDHVGGVKELVHRWPDLVVYGPQETQDKGATHIVSEGDIVPVLDCEFRVIFTPGHTLGHISYYSAPYLFCGDTMFSGGCGRLFEGTAEQMYESFQKLAELPDETLVCCAHEYTLSNLKFANATLPEDREIQRYYQEIKKLRAENCSSLPTKLGHERYINLFLRTQDADLQRALRLNMPPQHAWDVFALLRQKKDNF
- a CDS encoding class I SAM-dependent methyltransferase, which encodes MKPAKTRQILAAPHSWSEMPWGESFRDALTQHLQPCLGKLYGFHLLKIGNLSVEIDTQACAISHQVNVGEVGQAVQVVADPMHLPFEAKSVDACLLAHTLSWSQDPHRILREVDRVLIDDGWMIITGFNPLSLLGMGKLLPGLHRRPPWNGRMFSQMRLLDWLSLLNYEVVYRSRFQVVPWNRQGGRMISTHIPALGCLNIMVARKRTLPLTMTPAKKISGKVKLRATVNATRQLHKTKDQDSG
- the rnhA gene encoding ribonuclease HI, giving the protein MVSVSRTIWRVIAVLIRLVYVRLGVFSGGSLPEMRKQVEIFTDGSCLGNPGPGGYGAILRYREHEKTFSAGFYRTTNNRMEMMAAIVALEALTQPCEVTLSTDSQYLRQGITSWIHNWKKRGWKTADKKPVKNVDLWQRLDAALSHHQIKWEWVKGHAGHAENERCDELARAAAGSPAFEDIGYQPES
- the dnaQ gene encoding DNA polymerase III subunit epsilon, with protein sequence MSTAITRQIVLDTETTGMNMVGVHYEGHRIIEIGAVEIINRRLTGNNFHMYLKPDRLVDPEAFGVHGIADEFLLDKPTFSEIADEFLEYIRGAELVIHNASFDIGFMDYEFSKLNRGISKTETFCQITDSLLMARKLFPGKRNSLDALCSRYEIDNSKRTLHGALLDAEILAEVFLTMTGGQTSLAFSMDGEQQQNESGEGIQRVARTSGLRVVAASDEEVMAHEQRLDLVMKKGGSCLWRA
- a CDS encoding NCS1 family nucleobase:cation symporter-1, with the translated sequence MPEHSTVTSASATQDDAHYSPRLTNDDLAPVRQQTWSWYNIFSFWMSDVHSMGGYVVAASFFTLGLASWQVLICLLAGICIVQLCANLVAKPSQLTGVPYAVICRQAFGVFGANIPAVIRGLIAFAWYGIQTWLASNALMLVLLKFWPALATLTHASWLGLSLLGWICFGVMWLLQAAVFWHGMNAIKRFIDIAGPAVYVVMLALAGWIVYKTGFSGIAFTLASKSLSVSEQGWQMITATALVVSYFSGPLLNFGDFSRYGKSMQAIRRGNRWGLPFNFLLFSLVTVVIVSGTRSLFGKMITDPIETVSMVGNDLAVAIGLLTMITATIGINIVANFVSPAFDFSNCSPQKISFRTGGMIAAVGSVLLTPWNLFQSPELIHYTLDVLGAFIGPLFGILLADFYLIKRGKVVVDDLFNATPSGRYWYRGGFNPKAIGALLPSVAIGLIISFMPSLHAVASFSWFIGVALGAGCYRWLARDERETAAMRYVAPVAVQEE
- a CDS encoding GntR family transcriptional regulator, whose protein sequence is MKRETGQRTATELNDSHEPVYQALLTAIVEQRLPPGSRLPEEALAIAFGISRTGIRKVLQRLAAVQMIVLLPGRGAKVASPDAEEARDIFHTRALIECGNLPSVMAHCQPPHLAGLERLLEQERQAHRRQDGAAAIRLSAAFHIQLQAISGNRVLTEMVTHLTQRSSLVIAVWGAPWRQGCRCDDHDRLVDYLRAGALPPLTDALQRHFDQILASLRFERDGEAPPDFTRLFAHKGARHL
- the hpxA gene encoding allantoin racemase → MSSLLIQVINPNTTLSMTETIGCAARAAAAPGTEILAVSPSQGVPSIEGHADEAIAAIGVLEQIKRGREQGVQGHVIACFGDPGLLAARELASGPVIGIAEAAMHLATMVATRFSIVTTLPRTVIIARHLLQQYGFTHHCAALHAIDLPVLALEDGSGQAQEQVRLRCLQAKREDGCGAIVLGCGGMATLAAELTQELGMPVIDGVGAAVKMVESLVALGLGTSKYGDLAYPREKKISGAFQHLN
- the puuE gene encoding allantoinase PuuE, giving the protein MSASPEKKEYSFNKNYPRDLRGYAGKPPHAAWPGEARIAVQFVLNYEEGAENNVLHGDAGSEQFLSDIIGAASYPDRHMSMDSLYEYGSRAGFWRIHNEFQKRGLPLTVFGVAMALARHPEIVQAISEAKYDVVSHGWRWIHYQSMDAKTERQHIQQAVDVLMDLFGKAPTGWYTGRDSPNTRRLVVEQGGFSYDSDYYGDDLPFWTQVTCQDGTVKPHLIIPYTLETNDMRFATPQGFNTAEQFYTYLKDSFDVLYEEGETTPKMLSVGMHCRLLGRPGRFRALTRFLDYIQQHERVWICTRQQIAEHWIKHHPAPEI